The following coding sequences are from one Gossypium raimondii isolate GPD5lz chromosome 4, ASM2569854v1, whole genome shotgun sequence window:
- the LOC105780436 gene encoding uncharacterized protein At4g28440, translating to MATATGQVNAKRKPVFVKVEDLKPGTSGHTLIVKVVEMTPVKTSARPNRSRALLSRPVPPARIAECVVGDETGTIIFTARNEQVDLMTKGATVILRNAKIVMFKRTTMRLAVDKWGRIEVTEPAKFAVKEDNNLSLVEYELVTVPDQGMN from the exons ATGGCGACTGCGACGGGACAGGTGAACGCGAAGAGAAAGCCGGTGTTCGTGAAAGTGGAGGATTTGAAGCCCGGTACTAGTGGGCACACTTTGATCGTCAAAGTGGTGGAGATGACCCCAGTCAAGACTTCCGCCAGGCCCAACAGGTCCCGTGCCCTCCTTTCTCGACCTGTCCCTCCGGCCCGGATCGCTGAGTGCGTCGTTGGGGACGAGACTGGCACCATCATCTTCACCGCACGCAACGAACAag TTGATCTTATGACAAAAGGTGCAACCGTGATTTTACGTAATGCTAAGATTGTTATGTTCAAGCGAACAACAATGAGGTTAGCAGTTGACAAATGGGGACGGATCGAGGTAACGGAACCTGCTAAATTCGCAGTTAAAGAAGATAACAATCTTTCTTTAGTTGAATATGAGCTTGTTACTGTTCCTGACCAGGGCATGAATTAG
- the LOC105780437 gene encoding uncharacterized protein LOC105780437 isoform X1 produces the protein MWNVCKSYQVDHKDYFPFYFQFRFQFQTKAKRRKMATNPALEPEIGPDGLAREAPVIAYTEKIIEEERVQLKKYIEENYSKIRDVERELANLIMEMKLTAGPKKAALEHMRKKIEMSTERIRIAKQKEEQARKIWEAALKALNDDEALKQKLCEDLKNLVQESSNSQFARLEELKRRLEALNPSRPSALSSHVSFLFILSYYTTSSPCSIQYLYGVLGEDNFFRTVIKISMSPDKNWFSVIVCSAF, from the exons ATGTGGAATGTTTGTAAATCATACCAAGTAGATCATAAAgactattttccattttatttccaGTTTCGATTTCAATTCCAAACCaaagcaaaaagaagaaaaatggccACGAATCCTGCCCTAGAACCCGAGATCGGACCCGATGGACTCGCTAGGGAAGCTCCTGTCATCGCCTACACTGAGAAG ATAATCGAAGAAGAGCGGGTTCAACTCAAGAA ATACATAGAAGAAAACTATTCTAAAATACGTGATGTTGAAAGAGAACTAGCAAATCTTATAATGGAGATGAAACTCACTGCTGGGCCCAAAAAAGCAG CCCTTGAACATATGAGAAAGAAAATCGAAATGTCAACTGAGAGAATACGTATTGCGAAGCAGAAGGAAGAACAAGCACGAAAG ATTTGGGAAGCAGCATTGAAGGCTTTGAATGATGATGAAGCACTTAAGCAGAAGTTATGTGAGGACTTAAAAAATCTG GTTCAAGAAAGCAGTAACTCCCAGTTTGCTCGACTTGAGGAATTGAAAAGGCGATTGGAAGCTCTGAACCCAAGTAGGCCATCCGCTTTGTCTAGTCATGTGagctttctttttattctttcttatTACACTACAAGTAGTCCATGTAGTATCCAATACTTATATGGTGTTCTAGGAGAAGATAACTTCTTTAGAACAGTCATTAAAATAAGCATGTCACCAGATAAAAATTGGTTTTCTGTTATTGTGTGCTCtgctttttaa
- the LOC105780437 gene encoding uncharacterized protein LOC105780437 isoform X2 — translation MATNPALEPEIGPDGLAREAPVIAYTEKIIEEERVQLKKYIEENYSKIRDVERELANLIMEMKLTAGPKKAALEHMRKKIEMSTERIRIAKQKEEQARKIWEAALKALNDDEALKQKLCEDLKNLVQESSNSQFARLEELKRRLEALNPSRPSALSSHVSFLFILSYYTTSSPCSIQYLYGVLGEDNFFRTVIKISMSPDKNWFSVIVCSAF, via the exons atggccACGAATCCTGCCCTAGAACCCGAGATCGGACCCGATGGACTCGCTAGGGAAGCTCCTGTCATCGCCTACACTGAGAAG ATAATCGAAGAAGAGCGGGTTCAACTCAAGAA ATACATAGAAGAAAACTATTCTAAAATACGTGATGTTGAAAGAGAACTAGCAAATCTTATAATGGAGATGAAACTCACTGCTGGGCCCAAAAAAGCAG CCCTTGAACATATGAGAAAGAAAATCGAAATGTCAACTGAGAGAATACGTATTGCGAAGCAGAAGGAAGAACAAGCACGAAAG ATTTGGGAAGCAGCATTGAAGGCTTTGAATGATGATGAAGCACTTAAGCAGAAGTTATGTGAGGACTTAAAAAATCTG GTTCAAGAAAGCAGTAACTCCCAGTTTGCTCGACTTGAGGAATTGAAAAGGCGATTGGAAGCTCTGAACCCAAGTAGGCCATCCGCTTTGTCTAGTCATGTGagctttctttttattctttcttatTACACTACAAGTAGTCCATGTAGTATCCAATACTTATATGGTGTTCTAGGAGAAGATAACTTCTTTAGAACAGTCATTAAAATAAGCATGTCACCAGATAAAAATTGGTTTTCTGTTATTGTGTGCTCtgctttttaa
- the LOC105780847 gene encoding probable protein phosphatase 2C 58 isoform X2, with the protein MSKHTTHGFHCLKGKSNHDMEDYVVSEFKKKEDSELGLFAIFDGHLGHDVAKYLQSHLFDNILKQHDFWTNMEDAIRRAYRSTDAEILDKAKVLGRGGSTAVTAILINSQKLVVGNVGDSRAVMCKNGVAEQLSVDHEPSTEKRLIESRGGFVSNLPGDVPRVDGQLAVARAFGDKSLKLHLSSEPDVKVVTIDDDTEFIILASDGIWKVMSNQEAVDAIKNIKDAQSAAKHLIEAAVSKKSKDDISCIIVRFR; encoded by the exons ATGTCAAAGCATACGACGCACGGTTTTCATTGCCTGAAGGGAAAATCAAATCATGACATGGAAGATTATGTTGTTTCCGAGTTCAAGAAAAAAGAGGATAGTGAGTTAGGTTTATTTGCAATCTTTGATGGACATTTGGGCCATGATGTTGCAAAGTACTTGCAGAGTCATCTGTTTGATAACATCTTGAAACAG CATGATTTTTGGACCAACATGGAGGATGCAATAAGAAGAGCTTATCGCTCGACTGATGCTGAAATACTGGATAAAGCAAAGGTTCTAGGCAGAGGAGGCTCAACGGCCGTGACGGCCATACTTATCAACAGTCAGAAACTGGTAGTTGGGAATGTAGGAGATTCTCGGGCAGTTATGTGCAAGAACGGTGTGGCAGAACAACTATCCGTTGATCACGAACCAAGCACAGAGAAGAGATTGATTGAGAGCCGCGGTGGCTTTGTATCAAACCTTCCAG GGGATGTTCCACGGGTTGACGGGCAGCTGGCTGTAGCAAGGGCGTTTGGCGATAAGAGTTTAAAGTTACACCTTAGCTCCGAGCCCGACGTGAAAGTGGTGACGATTGATGATGACACAGAGTTCATTATTCTGGCCAGTGATGGGATATGGAAG GTTATGTCAAACCAAGAAGCAGTGGACGCCATAAAAAACATCAAGGATGCTCAATCAGCAGCAAAGCACTTGATTGAGGCAGCAGTTTCTAAGAAGAGCAAAGATGACATATCTTGCATCATTGTAAGGTTCCGGTGA
- the LOC105780847 gene encoding probable protein phosphatase 2C 58 isoform X1, producing the protein MHGKDILHKMKAGLFSSGADTGKGKSKMSKHTTHGFHCLKGKSNHDMEDYVVSEFKKKEDSELGLFAIFDGHLGHDVAKYLQSHLFDNILKQHDFWTNMEDAIRRAYRSTDAEILDKAKVLGRGGSTAVTAILINSQKLVVGNVGDSRAVMCKNGVAEQLSVDHEPSTEKRLIESRGGFVSNLPGDVPRVDGQLAVARAFGDKSLKLHLSSEPDVKVVTIDDDTEFIILASDGIWKVMSNQEAVDAIKNIKDAQSAAKHLIEAAVSKKSKDDISCIIVRFR; encoded by the exons GCTGGGCTATTTTCATCTGGGGCTGACACAGGGAAAGGGAAGAGCAAAATGTCAAAGCATACGACGCACGGTTTTCATTGCCTGAAGGGAAAATCAAATCATGACATGGAAGATTATGTTGTTTCCGAGTTCAAGAAAAAAGAGGATAGTGAGTTAGGTTTATTTGCAATCTTTGATGGACATTTGGGCCATGATGTTGCAAAGTACTTGCAGAGTCATCTGTTTGATAACATCTTGAAACAG CATGATTTTTGGACCAACATGGAGGATGCAATAAGAAGAGCTTATCGCTCGACTGATGCTGAAATACTGGATAAAGCAAAGGTTCTAGGCAGAGGAGGCTCAACGGCCGTGACGGCCATACTTATCAACAGTCAGAAACTGGTAGTTGGGAATGTAGGAGATTCTCGGGCAGTTATGTGCAAGAACGGTGTGGCAGAACAACTATCCGTTGATCACGAACCAAGCACAGAGAAGAGATTGATTGAGAGCCGCGGTGGCTTTGTATCAAACCTTCCAG GGGATGTTCCACGGGTTGACGGGCAGCTGGCTGTAGCAAGGGCGTTTGGCGATAAGAGTTTAAAGTTACACCTTAGCTCCGAGCCCGACGTGAAAGTGGTGACGATTGATGATGACACAGAGTTCATTATTCTGGCCAGTGATGGGATATGGAAG GTTATGTCAAACCAAGAAGCAGTGGACGCCATAAAAAACATCAAGGATGCTCAATCAGCAGCAAAGCACTTGATTGAGGCAGCAGTTTCTAAGAAGAGCAAAGATGACATATCTTGCATCATTGTAAGGTTCCGGTGA